CTCTTGCGGCTGCGGCAAGTCCCAAAGCTACTAACCTTCCGATTTTGGAGTGCGGTGACTCGTCACCGCTTTTCTCGAGATCGACCTGGCGATCTCTCTTTTTTAGAGAAACATCGTCAAGCCGATGTTAAGAAAAGCGGCGCCGGGTCGCCGCACTCCAAAAAAAGAGGACGCTACTTGTGGATGGCGCGTTTGTGGAGCGCGAGGGCTGCCTCTTTGAGCGCCTCTGCGAGTGTGGGGTGGGCGTGCGGCGTATGGGCAATATCCAGCGCGGTTAAGCGCTTCTGGATGGCAACGGCCGCTTGAGCGATGAGCTCTGAGGCGTGAGCTCCCAGAATATGCACTCCGAGGAGCCTTCCTGTGGAGCTATCGGCGATCATCTTAACGAACCCCTCCTCTTCATGGTTGCAGCGCGAACGCGAGCAGGCCTTGAAAGAGAAGAGGCCAGAATTCACTGTGAGCCCAAGGCTCTTGGCCTCGGCTTCTGTCATTCCGACAGAGGCGACTTCAGGATAGGTGTAGACGATGCTGGGAATAGCGAGATACTCGACGCGAGGCTTCTGACCGGCAAGGATCTCCGCAACAGCGATCCCCTCTTCTGAGGCCTTATGCGCAAGCATGGGGCCATCGATGAGGTCGCCGATTGCGAAGATGGTGGGCTGCGAGGTGCGGAATGAGCCGTTAACTGGAATGAACCCCTTCGGATTTGGAGTGATGCCGACGCGCTCGAGGCCGAGATTTTGTGTGTAGGGGCGACGGCCGATAGAGACGAGGACAACATCTGCAGAGAGAGTGAGCTTGCTCTTATCTGCCTTCTCAATCTGAAGCTCAACTCCCTTGTCTGTGTTCTGACCCGAGACAACCTTACTGCTTAGATGGAACTGCATCCCCTGCTTTGTCAAGCTGTCTTGAAGGCCTTTAGATAGCATCTCATCGTAAATAGGGCAGATGCGATCCATGAATTCGACAAAGACGACTTCACAACCGAGCCTCTGGTAGACTGAGCCGAGCTCAACTCCAATCACACCTGCACCGACGACGATCATCTTTTTTGGCACGCGGTCGAGCGCGAGCGCGCCCGTAGAAGAGAGAACCTTCTTCTCATCAAAGGGAAGAAAGGGAAGAGGTATGGGCTCTGAACCTGTAGCTAGAAGAATATTTTTGGCAGAGAGTGTCTCAGATCCAACCTGTATACTTGTAGGAGTAAGAAGCGTTGCATGACCAGTAAAAGATAAAATCTTATTCTTTTTAAAAAGAGCTGCGATTCCCTCATTGAAATTGCGGATCACCGTCTCTTTTCTCTGCATCGCGACGCCAAAATCAAAGAGGAGCTTCTCTCCGCGGATTCCAAGCTCCTTCCCCTCATGCAGAAGCTTCCAGAAGAGTTCTGTCGAGTGAAGCAGCGTCTTCGATGGAATGCAGCCGACGTTTAGGCAGGTGCCTCCAAGCGCAGCATTTTTATCGATGCAGGCGGTTTTTAGGCCGAGCTGAGCCGCGCGAATGGCAGCGACGTAGCCGCCAGGTCCCGAGCCGATAACGATGAGATCAAAAGGGTCCATGAACCTATCCGCAAATTATGAGTTTTTGAGTTTTGATGGATTTTTCGTCAGATTTTTGTGCTGCTTCGCAGGACATACTTAAATAAGTAGGCCAAGAAGCAGCACAAGAATATGGCGAAAAAGACGCAAAAGGCAAAAATTTAGAGTTTGCGGATAGGTTCATACCCAGCTCCTACAGTTCGAGGAGGAGACGTGCAGGATCCTCCAGAGTCTGTTTAAGTTGTACGAGGAAGAGAACAGCCTCTCTTCCATCGATGATTCTATGGTCGTAACTGAGTGCAACATACATCATCGGGCGGATGACGATCTGATCGTTAACTACCACGGGTCTTTTGACAATCGTGTGCATTCCGAGAATTGCGCTCTGAGGCGGATTGAGAATGGGCGTAGAAAGGAGCGAGCCGAAGACTCCTCCATTCGTTACAGTAAAACTTCCTCCACGCAGATCATCCACAGAGATAGTACCGCTACGCGCCTTCTTCGCAAACTCTTCAAGGTTCTTTTCCACGCCGCCGAAGGAGAGCTTATCGCAGCCGCGGATGACGGGCACCATCAACCCCTTTTCGCTTGAAACAGCAACACCGATATCGTAGGTCTGGAAGGTGACGATCTCATCTCCATCGATCATCGCATTGACCTGCGGAATCGCCTTTAGCGCGTGCACCACCGCTTTGATGAAGAAGGACATGAAGCCCAGCTTCACGCCATAGCGAGCTGTAAAACTATCCTTCTCCCTTGCCCGGATCTCCATGATCTGTGTCATGTCGATCTCATTGAAGGTAGTGAGCATCGCGGTCGTGTTCTTCGCTTCCACAAGCCTCTGCGCGATCACTTTGCGCAAGTTGCTCATCTTCTTTCTTGTCGCAACGCCCTCTTCAGTTACGATGCGCGGAGCGGGCGCTGGTGTAAACGACGGAGTTGAAGCTGGCGCAGGAGCTGGTGTCTTCAATTCATTTACAAAATCTTGAGCCATGATGCGCGAAGAGGGGCCTTCAGGTGAGGCTTTAGGTGCAGGAGCAGGTGCTGCCGCAGCTTTTGGAGCTTCCGCTTTCGGAGCAGAAGGAGCTTGTGCAGCTTCACCTTTTGCATCGGTGTCGACGTAGCCAATCACATCGCCAATTTTGACAGTCTGTCCTGCCGAGACAGTAAATGTAACTGCACCAGCAGCAGGAGCGTAGAGCACCTGATTGACCTTATCGGTTTCGAGCTCCAGAATCTCCTCATCCGCCTTCACATAACTTCCTGTCGGCTTCAGAATATTGCTAACGATCGCCTCATTCACCGACTCTCCCATCGCGGGAATCTTGATCTCTTTTTTCATTTTCTACCTTTATTTTGCTTTTTATAGTTTTTAGATTTTTTATTATAATAAATTGACAGGATAGACATGTCGGGTTGGCTGGGAGATAGGCCTTCGGCCTTCTCTCGAAGCCCCCCAGCGACCCCCTTGCGCTTCACCTCGCTTTGCCAAATCGCGTCCTCGGAGAAGGGGTGTACACAGTACTACCCCCCGACGCGCTAACCGCGCTCTCCTGTGGGTGCGATTTTGCAGTGCGATCTGAATCGATCGGCTGCTCGAGGCGCTCATCCCACTTCCTTCGTCGTGGGTCCCTTTCGCGTCCAGTCGCAGTTGCAGATAAAGAGACTGAAGACCTTTCTCTTCAAACTCTTTGCCTAGCCCTGCGATTGACGCGAAAGGGGCCCCGCAACCCGAGACGTTAGTCCGGCGGGGTATGAGCGCATGAGCAGCCGATCGATTCAGATCGCACAGCAAAACCGTAGCACAGAAAAGCCGAAGGCGTGCAGGGTAGGGCAGTGGCCCACTCTGTTTTCGAGCACACGGTTTGGCAAAGCGAGGTGAAGCGCAAGGTGGTCGCGGGAGGTGTGGCGTCAGCGCACACCATCCGACATGTCTATCTTGGCTTCTGATAATGTTTAATAAAAAAACCATAAACTGTTTGCTATCTAAAAGCTTCTTCGAGGAGCTGAGCGAGCTGCTTTTTGTGGAGCGCGTAGGAGCCAGCAGCTGTTGCTGCACTGCGGCCTCTACCAACATAATTGACGCGCATGTTATTTAACTGGTCGTCGATATGCGCGCGGATGTACTCCCAAGCGCCCATGTTCTGGTGCTCTTCCTGCACCCAGAAGCACTCTTTAAACCCTTTATACTTTTCAACTAGTTGTTTGAGGCGCTCGCTGTTTAGTGGATATAACTGTTCGATGCGCACAAGTGCAACATCAAAAGCAGCTCTCTTTTCTCGTTCAGCGACTAGATCGTAGTAGACCTTACCAGAGCAGAGAATGAGCCGACGCGGATTTTTTGGATCTCGTGGATCATCGAGCATCTCCTCGAAGCCGCCTGCTGCAAAGTCATTTAGCGAGCTAACACACAGTGGATGGCGCAGTAGAGCCTTGGGAGTGAAGAGGATCAGCGGCTTCTGCACCTTGCGCTTTGCTTGACGACGGATAAGGTGGAAGAGCTGAGCTGGTGTTGTGACGTTTGCCACCTGCATGTTCTCCTCACCACAGAGCTGCAGAAACCTTTCGATTCTTCCGGATGAGTGCTCTGGCCCCTGCCCCTCATAGCCGTGAGGTAGAAAGAGTGTGAGGTTGCAGCCATGGTTCCACTTCTGCTCCGATGAGCTGAGAAACTGGTCGATGATCACCTGCGCGCCATTGGCGAAGTCGCCAAACTGCGCCTCCCAGATGGTAAGTGAGTTGGGATAGAAGAGGCTGTAGCCAAACTCAAATCCAAGCGTTGCAAACTCTGAAAGCGCAGAGTTGAAGAGGTCGAAGAGCGCTTGATCCTTTGAAAGATGCGAGAGTGGAAAGTACTTGTTAGAATTCTGATTGTCGATCCACATCCCATGCCGATGCGAGAAGGTCCCCCTGCGCACATCTTGACCTGAGATGCGGATATGAGTGCCCTCAACGAGAAGAGAGGCGTAAGCGAGATGCTCTCCCATTCCCCAGTCGATCTGCGGTTTTGTCGCGTCTGCCACCATAGCTAGTCGCTCTTGAAGTAGGCGTTTAACTTTAGGGTGAATATTGAACCCTTCGGGAACGGTGCAGAATGTTTTTGCAAGGGTTTGCGCCGCTTGAACAGAGATCTTTGTTTCTACCTTTTCAGATCCATTCTCCTTAGCAGGAGGCTGAACAGATTCCGAATCCGCTTTCTTCGGCACCATCTCGAGCGCTTTCTGAAGGCCCTCTTTGAACTCTTTTTCGAGGGAGTCGGCCTTTGTTTGATCGATGATCCCCTCTTGAATGAGCCGCTCTCGGTAGATCGAACGGATCGACTGCCTCTTCTGAATCTGCTGGTACTCTAGCGGCTGCGTAAAGGTGGGCTCATCGCTCTCATTATGTCCATATTTTCTGTAGCCGATGAGGTCGATGAAGACGTCGCATTCAAAAGTCTGACGGAGTGCAATTGCAAGTTTTGCAACTGCAACGCACGCTTCGGGATCTTCGGCATTGACGTGGAAAACGGGAGCTCCAAACGCCTTTGCAATATCTGTGCAGTAGCGCGTGGATCTACTATCTTTCGGGAGAGTGGTAAAGCCGATCTGGTTGTTGATGACGATATGGACAGTTCCGCTTGTGCCATAGCCATTTAGGCGGGAGAGCTGAATCGTCTCGTAGACAACGCCCTGTCCCGCAAGGGCTGCATCTCCGTGAACTAAAATAGGAACAACCGTCTTCCTCTTCGCCTTATCTCTTTTAAGCTCTTGAAGGGCACGCACGTGGCCTTCGACGATCGGATCGACAGCTTCCAGGTGGCTTGGGTTTGGAGTTAACGCGACATGCACCTCTTTGCCCGATTTTGTGCGCAGCTCGCCCTTAAATCCCCTGTGGTATTTCACGTCGCCTGTTCCCTCGAGTAGATCCGGCGTATAGTGATCCTCAAACTCATGGAAGATCATCGAGTAGGACTTGTTCAAGATGTTGGCTAGGACGTTTAAGCGGCCTCTGTGTGCCATCCCGACAACCGCCTCTTCTATCCCCTCTTCGGCCCCTTTTTCAATTAGGGCGAGCAGTAGGGGGATCATCGTCTCGGCGCCTTCTAGAGAGAAGCGCTTCTGTCCCACATATTTGGTGTGGATGAACGACTCAAAGATCTCGGCTTTATTCAAATGGTGGAGAATGTCGATTCTCTCTTCGGGAGTCAGGCGCAGCTCGAAGTTGGGCTCGATTCTCTGCTGAAGCCAACTCTCAACGGCGCTCTCGCCAAGATCCATATACTCGATGCCGATGGTGCGGCAGTAGGTGTTTGCAAGAGCTTCAACTATTTTTTTCAGCGGAGCCTCTTTCTCTTTTAAAAAGCCAGCTGTCGGGAAGGGTTTTTCCAGCTCCTCCTGTTTAAAACCCAGCTTCTGCAGGTCTAGCTCGGGAACCTGGGCGGGCTTTTCAGTCGCAAGAGGGTTAACGTGCGCCATTAAGTGCCCGTAAATGCGATAGGCGTTGATGAGAAGGTGGATGCGGAGGTCAGAGCTACCGGCGGCAGCAATGGTAGGCTGGCGCCCAAAGGAGGCAAACTGCATCCCATCGAAAAAGAGCTTCCAGGAGGGGTCTACACTTTTAGGGTCGCGCAGGTACTTTTCATAGAGCTCTTCAATCTCAGGAAGATTGGCTAAATTGGCAAATGAGAAGACGTCTTGGCTCATGGAAGTACCCCCATTCGGTATATAGCACACTCCCCCTTGTTTGTTAAAAGAATTTTTTACACTCTTTTATCTTTGTCAAAAAAGAGCAAAAACCATAAGAAGTATGCAAAATTGAAAATAACGAAAAGAGACGCGATGAACATTAAAAGCGAAAGATTGAAAAAACTTGAGACTGAGATTCAAGATCTCCAGCAGTGGCTCAAGCTCGGACTCGTCCCTAAAAAGGATATGGAGAAGCACAAAGAAGAGATCCGTGCGCTCCAAGATAGAATCGCCGAAGAGAAGGAGCGCCTCCGCTTCCTGAAAGAGAGCGGCGAGGTCGAAGAGTATGGCCCCCCAAAACGTCCCGCCCACGGCAGACCCGCCTTCCAAGAGGCTAGCATGCCCGACATGGAGATCGGAGATGAGGGAATGACAGAGGCTGGCCTCGAGATGGAGACCGAATCCTTCGAGATGGAGACTAGCTCGGGAGAAGAGACAGAGAGTGAAGCCGAAGGCGAAGAGGGCGAAGGCGCCGCAGCTGCTGCCCCCGTCGAAGAGGAAGAGGAAGAAGAGGATCCATTTTCAGACCGCAACCGCTGGAAGCGCGGCATTCTAGAAGACCCGGATTCCGGTGAGTGGTAAGAAGGGTATAAGCCTATATTTTCACATCCCGTTTTGCAGACGCAAGTGCCCCTACTGCCACTTCTATGTGTTGCCAGATAAGGAGGAGTATAAGGTAGAGCTCTTGCGCTCTCTCGAGCTCGAATGGAAGTGGAGGCTGCCTCAGCTTGTAGATTGCGAAATCACCTCCATCTACTTTGGAGGAGGAACCCCCTCTCTTTTTGGACCAAAGGCGATCGGCACCGTTCTAAATTGGATTAGAAGCTCCGTTAAGCTCTCACCTGCATGCGAAATCACAATAGAAGCAAATCCTGAAGATGGAGAGAAGCTCGCGGCTTTTGCTGAAGTCGGCATCAATAGGCTAAGCCTAGGGCTGCAGTCGCTCCACTCCCCCACCCTGCTTCTTCTGGGAAGGAACCACGCAAAAGAGGACGCCCTCTCCGCACTTTCATCTGCTAAACGCGCCGGCATCACCAACCTATCAGTCGACCTCATGTACGACACGCCCGAGCAGACTGTGAGCTCGCTTGAAGCGACCCTCCGCGAGTTAAGAGATCTGCCAATTACCCACCTCTCCCTCTACAATCTCACAATCGAGCCTGAGACGATCTTCTTTAAAAAACGAGCTCAGCTCGTCCCCCTCCTCCCCTCTCAAGATGAGAGCTTAAAACTCCTTCAGACAGCAGTTGCGCATCTAGAAGAGATGGGGCTTAAGCGGTATGAGATTTCGGCGTTCGCAAGAGAGGGGCAAGCCTCCGTCCACAACGTCGGCTACTGGACCGCCCGCCCCTTTTTAGGCTTTGGCCCCTCCGCCTTTAGCTATTGGGAGGGAAAGAGGTTTAGAAACATCGCCCACCTTCGCAAATATAGCCAGTTTTTACAGCAGGGCTCCTCTCCAGTCGATTTCGAAGAGAAGCTCACCTACCCCGACAATCTACTAGAACTGCTTGCAGTTGAGCTACGCCTCCTGCGAGGCGTCTCTCTTAGCGAGTTTCAGACTCGCCATGCTCCCCTGCCCCCTGACGCCCTGGCTAGGCTCTCTGAGCTCATGGCCAAGGGCTGGCTATCCCAGCAAGGGGATAGAATCCACCTCACAGAAGAGGGCATCCTCTTCTACGACTCGGTCGCCTCCGAAATTCTTTAGATCTAAACAGCTAACAATCAACGAATTACGGAATCACTCATTTAATGTTATTTAATTGAATTAAAATAGTTTTTATATTATAATAATTTCTATAAATTATTAATTAATATGGAATTATGACATCTCTTTCAGTTGATTTCAGCTCTTCAGTTTCAAAGATCTGCGGAAGTAGCAGCAAACAGGCTATGGTCTATGGGTTTGGCAACTGCCTCTATCTTAAAATCACAGCT
Above is a genomic segment from Chlamydiales bacterium containing:
- the sucB gene encoding dihydrolipoyllysine-residue succinyltransferase, translating into MKKEIKIPAMGESVNEAIVSNILKPTGSYVKADEEILELETDKVNQVLYAPAAGAVTFTVSAGQTVKIGDVIGYVDTDAKGEAAQAPSAPKAEAPKAAAAPAPAPKASPEGPSSRIMAQDFVNELKTPAPAPASTPSFTPAPAPRIVTEEGVATRKKMSNLRKVIAQRLVEAKNTTAMLTTFNEIDMTQIMEIRAREKDSFTARYGVKLGFMSFFIKAVVHALKAIPQVNAMIDGDEIVTFQTYDIGVAVSSEKGLMVPVIRGCDKLSFGGVEKNLEEFAKKARSGTISVDDLRGGSFTVTNGGVFGSLLSTPILNPPQSAILGMHTIVKRPVVVNDQIVIRPMMYVALSYDHRIIDGREAVLFLVQLKQTLEDPARLLLEL
- a CDS encoding 2-oxoglutarate dehydrogenase E1 component; its protein translation is MSQDVFSFANLANLPEIEELYEKYLRDPKSVDPSWKLFFDGMQFASFGRQPTIAAAGSSDLRIHLLINAYRIYGHLMAHVNPLATEKPAQVPELDLQKLGFKQEELEKPFPTAGFLKEKEAPLKKIVEALANTYCRTIGIEYMDLGESAVESWLQQRIEPNFELRLTPEERIDILHHLNKAEIFESFIHTKYVGQKRFSLEGAETMIPLLLALIEKGAEEGIEEAVVGMAHRGRLNVLANILNKSYSMIFHEFEDHYTPDLLEGTGDVKYHRGFKGELRTKSGKEVHVALTPNPSHLEAVDPIVEGHVRALQELKRDKAKRKTVVPILVHGDAALAGQGVVYETIQLSRLNGYGTSGTVHIVINNQIGFTTLPKDSRSTRYCTDIAKAFGAPVFHVNAEDPEACVAVAKLAIALRQTFECDVFIDLIGYRKYGHNESDEPTFTQPLEYQQIQKRQSIRSIYRERLIQEGIIDQTKADSLEKEFKEGLQKALEMVPKKADSESVQPPAKENGSEKVETKISVQAAQTLAKTFCTVPEGFNIHPKVKRLLQERLAMVADATKPQIDWGMGEHLAYASLLVEGTHIRISGQDVRRGTFSHRHGMWIDNQNSNKYFPLSHLSKDQALFDLFNSALSEFATLGFEFGYSLFYPNSLTIWEAQFGDFANGAQVIIDQFLSSSEQKWNHGCNLTLFLPHGYEGQGPEHSSGRIERFLQLCGEENMQVANVTTPAQLFHLIRRQAKRKVQKPLILFTPKALLRHPLCVSSLNDFAAGGFEEMLDDPRDPKNPRRLILCSGKVYYDLVAEREKRAAFDVALVRIEQLYPLNSERLKQLVEKYKGFKECFWVQEEHQNMGAWEYIRAHIDDQLNNMRVNYVGRGRSAATAAGSYALHKKQLAQLLEEAFR
- the lpdA gene encoding dihydrolipoyl dehydrogenase; protein product: MDPFDLIVIGSGPGGYVAAIRAAQLGLKTACIDKNAALGGTCLNVGCIPSKTLLHSTELFWKLLHEGKELGIRGEKLLFDFGVAMQRKETVIRNFNEGIAALFKKNKILSFTGHATLLTPTSIQVGSETLSAKNILLATGSEPIPLPFLPFDEKKVLSSTGALALDRVPKKMIVVGAGVIGVELGSVYQRLGCEVVFVEFMDRICPIYDEMLSKGLQDSLTKQGMQFHLSSKVVSGQNTDKGVELQIEKADKSKLTLSADVVLVSIGRRPYTQNLGLERVGITPNPKGFIPVNGSFRTSQPTIFAIGDLIDGPMLAHKASEEGIAVAEILAGQKPRVEYLAIPSIVYTYPEVASVGMTEAEAKSLGLTVNSGLFSFKACSRSRCNHEEEGFVKMIADSSTGRLLGVHILGAHASELIAQAAVAIQKRLTALDIAHTPHAHPTLAEALKEAALALHKRAIHK
- the hemW gene encoding radical SAM family heme chaperone HemW, with the protein product MPVSGKKGISLYFHIPFCRRKCPYCHFYVLPDKEEYKVELLRSLELEWKWRLPQLVDCEITSIYFGGGTPSLFGPKAIGTVLNWIRSSVKLSPACEITIEANPEDGEKLAAFAEVGINRLSLGLQSLHSPTLLLLGRNHAKEDALSALSSAKRAGITNLSVDLMYDTPEQTVSSLEATLRELRDLPITHLSLYNLTIEPETIFFKKRAQLVPLLPSQDESLKLLQTAVAHLEEMGLKRYEISAFAREGQASVHNVGYWTARPFLGFGPSAFSYWEGKRFRNIAHLRKYSQFLQQGSSPVDFEEKLTYPDNLLELLAVELRLLRGVSLSEFQTRHAPLPPDALARLSELMAKGWLSQQGDRIHLTEEGILFYDSVASEIL